Genomic window (Pararge aegeria chromosome 22, ilParAegt1.1, whole genome shotgun sequence):
ttattattggatataggcaggcgttactttgcggagttccatgatatattatgaaaattaagcttaatttgctatactccgcatcCTCACAATAAACATTGTAAggtcaacatctccagaggatgctccggtttcggagcgaaacgtgcgtagagggtaaattgccgaagatctgtttggtgtgattgaagaaattataaattacaccacacagattctcctgcttttcgcagagtatagcaaattaagctttattttaataatacgttTATTTCTATTAATGGTTTTCCGGCCCTCTTATAACGGTAGCCCGTGGTTTATGACACTATATACTTATTGACAGGTAAGCTTATACTTCTACCAGCTGCTTTCAAACGTATACAAGAGAAGCTTCGTAGAAATACACTACAAGTTATGCGACGTCTTACTGAAGGACCCGATCGTCGGCGAGGCGTTCAGAGAAGGGTATTACAGGGTGCCAGAAAAGGAACGAATGTTGTCCGTACTCAAATGCCCATTTCCACCcgtgagtttgtttatttttaatagtattcaTTGGCTAAGCAGATTGCTCACCTGTCTTatgtaaaaaatgtgtgtggAAAACCATCCTATAAACACTTCGCTGAGCATGAGTGGAAGTgcaggctgcataaaattaatttaaaggtatatcattttataacaaattaccagatgaaatccttaagatTAAGTTAATtcaaaacgtaagcttatagaaaaatcctattataatattaaggattacatgtatgataaaaaagcttgagtgtgtattgctctaacttcatagctaaacattaactcgactgtgagatggtcataacaaaaaaaacctggcaaagtttgctgtgggctcttcttagactggagcgcgtttggaacctagctttagttttaaattaacaaatgcagttatcaccatcacctaacattagtgttaaccagttcaatgtatgaacgcttcataagtgcctgtaatgaggtctacatgaataaaacatttttgaatttaaatttatgtttatagacgcacacttgactgcaatcacacctgatgttattgataatgcagcctaaggtggagcgcgcttgcctagaagatgccaatTCACTTTTGGTTTGAAGGTACTCTATGTACTACAATATGTaggtccaaggccatgggttcgattcccacaactcacacaccaaaatgtttgtgtgatgagcatgaatggttttcagtgtctgggtgtttatatgtatattctaagtatttgtgtatattattcataaaaatattcatcgggtatcatagtacccataacataagcgaCGCTTACTATCAGGCTAAAtggcgttgtcgtaatatatttatttatatatttattacataaggaatcatcatgtaaaaacattatatcaaaagaagcatatttattttaccctacaaacgaattcaaaacattcgaagcgtttacttatggcaaccctattaaaaataaaagaccgacacacgcatagtacctacgcgacgcttacctaatgaagtgacaggagtcacatgattttttgagtctcagagacagtacataatgtacctcttaagcctgtaagtatttcggttttcatttacacgttgtatataaaaaactatacaaAATGACTAACActtatatagtaatataataatttgcttTCAGGGCTTGTACAGTTATATCGACATGAGGATTAGTCTGGCAGCACTCGTTGATACATTCCCGTTCCAGGAAGGCCGAGTGTATTGCAATGTAACCAATAAGGGCAGACCTACTGGACGTGCTTCTCTTGACTTCCACATCAAACCACTCCCGAAAACCAAAaaatgaacaataaaataaataaattattcaaaatttgttgttttaacagacttacataaaaaaaaggttctcaattcgttgttgtattttatttatgtctgCTACCCGAGAACTGTCATTTGtgaaccgatttgaatttttttttgaaccgGTATACTTCCCAAGTCCTTTAACCAGGTTAACATTTGTTGAAGAAATCCTGGAAAAATCGAGCAAACTCTGCAAATTTTATAGGTATTCCATGCTACTATACAATGTGTGACCTAATTACGAAATACCGTTGAAGGGTGCTTTCatgaggaatcaccctgtaaaaccattaaataaaaagaagcatattaatttttccatacaaactaattaataaCACAGAGCACTCGTGCAAAGCAATCTATAATAAGCAAATGAGACCGGGTTTGAGTGAACAAAGCGACATCCTCTTTTACCCTTCAGTATGGCAGTGgcaatcccacttctgatgttggATACACGTATGCACACGTGAAATAAACATGGATATAGAGGCTTTGTCTGATTTGACTGGGCATAAGTATGCAACTTAGAATTATGCGCGGAAGAAAATTAGGTGAAAATGATTATGGGTGAAATCTCGATCTCAAAAATGAGTTAATTATACTGCCACATATGCAGTCATGCACATTTAAGCACTCTATAATAAGCAAATGGGACCGGATTGGAGTGAACAAAGCGACACCCTCATTAACCCTTCAGTACGGCGGCggcgatcccacttctgatgttggAAACCTTTATATTATGCAAACGTGAATTGCTAATGAGCGACATCTCTATTCAATTGCGACATTAAAATGCTGCGCGCTAAATATTTTTGACCAACGATGCAAAAGTAATGGTGCTTAGAGgcttttttgtatgtttaacTCACCCACCGACAATGGTACCCATCGGTAATCCACTCACATGGTTGGAGGTGACTTTTAGTACGGCTGGTCTGGTGATGCGCTCGACTATAGCCATAGGGAGATTTTCCTCCGAGCAGTGTTTGTGATCGGGGACCGAGGATGAATCCGAAGATTGTCCGAAATGGTCGGACCATTCATCTTTAGAAACTTTTTATAGCGAAACCGTCAAACTTTTTATAGCATAACACTCATCACATAACTTCAGGAGGCAGGTGTTTGAAATTTTTTGGGCGCGGTAATCACATTTTGGTTGAGCCAAAATCAtgaaactcgcgtcatcgtcactgTACGCcttccatgagctatatgtaaaCTGTTTCTTAAGTCGTATAGTCAGTCTTTATAACCGACTGTGTTGTATACGTGCCCCAAAAGACAATAACTTTCGTCCACGAAAAAGCAAATTATTCGTGGTTACtagatttaaaacaaataaataaataaatagtacatagatttagttttcacttctgTTGGCAGGttttagccgggtgtttttttttattatcattacaatctcatattgtcattgaaaattattagaagagcaaccttgttagagcattaattcacacccaagcttttttatcgatttcgtagtcctttatattataataggacttttctataaaaaaaactaaactctATACGGATCTCCTACCGCCGATGCCGATATTAGTGTATGACTTCTTATAaaagtcttatagcgactgtagcgccatctagtaagcaACGATGTAGTTCCACAGATTAATAGAGTAATGTTccaaagaattaaaaacacacagaaATCGTTCACACGACACACGATCACACGaacatttaagtatttttatattccattttGCAGTTGATGGTAATTATTTTGCCtctaaacatttaccataaaatgggaccGGGTTGGAGTGAAAGAAGTTCGTGAGCTAGCAGCATTccacgggtgtgaagtgagacgtgcgcggggcattttcactgcatgcaataatggctgactGAAAGTTctgatgttcttaattctatggtagTTTCGATCTTCTTTTCAAAGGGATTATGCTTTGGGGAAATGCTTCCGAGGTCAATAgagtatttttaatacaaaagaagTGTATTCGGGCCATATGCAACAAAGGTCCTATGCAATCATGCAAGCCGCTCTTTAAATCTCTCAAATTACTAACGCTGCCAGGTATCTACATCTTAGAATCAGCATGCTTCgtaaaaaggtacagaagtgatttttttgaaatatgcggaaatataatttgacggccgattggcgcagtttgcagcgaccctgctttctgagtccaaggccgtgggttcgattcccacaactggaaaatgtttgtgtgatgagcatgaatgtttttcagtgtctgggtgtttatatatatattctaaagtatttatgtatattattcataaaaatattcatcagtcatctgagtacccataacacaagctacgcttactttggggataggtggcgatatgtgtattgtcgtagtatatttatttatttatttatttattgtacctttcaatacccgttaccgaaataaaatattctacccaCGATGTAACACAGCACTcggttctaaaagttgttatcataatatgattttgatttacaacatATTGCCtatagctattaaagatttgccatttttgaaattcaaggcaaaattacgtgactggttggttgataaaagCTATTAGTAagggagttcttggataataaaatataattattagtttagttattttttacttgacattccatgtttattattccatacagtaaaattaatgaaattttattatattcagccgattattttgattttatttattttgatgtttttttaattattacataaatgaatttgtttaaattaagatttgcatgtcatatattatgactaaacatgtatacctacaatgttttatgcaaataaaaggatttgatctGATTTGAAGGtctacattacaaaaaaaaagtgtgtgcgtgtaacatttatttgaagcgattgaagtaaaacttgtattattatttattatttgatgaaagagtaaaatgttcctgggactccgtcatttaatttaatattcactatttcattttatatctttatgtaTATGTTGGATCGGCGGGATTTTAACTTGATCCGTCCGACATCGTGTGGGCAATTTTCAGGTATCGTGCAATAAGAACACCTTTAAATTTGACTCGCTTTGTtcgaacactgaatttaactaatatcgtaatagcaaacttttaaaataataaccactaaGAGAAACGTAGGACAGTTCCGTGACGACGTCTTTCTGCGTTGCGtcccaactaattaataatcccaatctagtcagtagaccccgtcacgactctgtcgaagcgcgccaaaactgttgatgcATGCTAGCCGCTAGCTGGCGCGTTTGCGTTTCATTTTAGTGTCCGTACTCATTTCCGGCTGcgacatatattatatttcttgtgtgcgtgggTAGGTctctgaactcctcctagatggctggaccgatttgaatgaatttttcggtaagcgtttgggtggcaccctggatggtttagattcacaatacagcccgacagatggcgctggggtccgctagttctatataaaattcattaatatcactttcacatttaataaatattttaaattaaatataataattgagagtagaagaattgaaggttagatcagcacatgtcaatattaccttgttgattattatattatagaatgtcgcaatcgtccgaaaatttattaataatttatttattacaaaagtaataatgaacaagtatatttagagattttgaaaaaactttgcaatttgaaatatttttttgaaactgTTGATTTTTGactcactttgctattcacaataaTTGATCCGCtcaaaaatattggaaataaataatcctaatcgattatgatatttgccactagctggcgtataagtcaagaagcgtgaagTATacgacatatacttacgaccaatccaaattattatttttaaatagaagaaactacacagacgtctgccgtaagcgttacttccacCAGAAAAAAAGTGTATTACTGCCTAGTCGTGCCTAAAGacgttttacttcaaaaaatccaaaaaaaaaagccttgttaaatatttgtaatattatgacCGAATTTATCCTAATTTAAAACCCCCTCAGTTTTATAGGAAGTCGGCTAAGCACATTCTTAGCCATTTTAGCGCTCCTGAAATTCCTATAAGTTGCACAAAGCGTTCGTCATAGAGGTCTCGGCTCCGAGCGAGATCCCATTACAGATAGCCGGTTTACCGGAAACCGATCCACGAGCGCACAGCTTCCTGACTGCTTTACCTTATGCCATTGTGGATGCGCTCGGTGATATTTCGCTAATCTTCGTCCTTTTAGACCATTTCTTTAAAGGCTTTGACAAACTAACGAGAAGttaatttaaagataataaaatttcatcacatattttatttatttatttatttttcataggtaggtacatgtacaagtaaagtaatgtaatgcaaatataattattatacaaccAAAGGCGTACTTCACATCTTTTATTTCATCTACATATTACATCTTAAAAACCTGCATTACAGGCGACAGGGCTTTCCTTATCCAAGACATCCAATCCAAGACATATTTGTTGCCACAAATATGACTTGAACgatttcaaatcaaatcaaatcaaatcaaatcgtttatttgcagattggtattacattgttggtaggtacacaaaacatccgccttagatggcatgcaaaaaatatatatgatcgtacactaattcctacttactattGCTTCAGGATTTCAACTGAATATATCTATTCAGTTGAAATTCTGAAATCGTTTTGTCTACCTCAGCATTGTCTAATCGCCTCCACGGATTCATTGTCTCGCGGCACCGGGTGAGATCTTATTACAGATAACCGGCTCCCGGTGATCGACCGGGCCGGATAATGCCCGGTTATGATCTCCATTATATGCGAATACATTCAGCATTCGATGAATTGTCTGCTAACCCGGTTCGGCTCATTGAACTTAATATAGGTAGATATTAGTATCATTTGTATAttatcgtcaacccattaccagtacACAAAATGGGTCTTTCGGAATGGGAACAGCTTTGGTCGTAGTCCACAGtcctggccaagtgcggatggcTGGACTAAACACGCccttcataatattatagtgtCCGTGCCCATGCCGTCAGTTAAATGAGTGACATTATCAatgtaattcataaaataaataaaatatactacgaaagtttcggattttttaagtaatttacgttcacatttttctttacttttgcagttaaaatttaccaaatcaaaattttgaacttaacgtgagcgaagccccgggcaaaagctagtcttCTTATAAAGTCGTCCCAAAGCTTCTGCACGACCAGAAAGAGATCAGGCCCAAGACCGACAGGTAACCGTGCTCTGCGAGGCACGGTGAGAATCACAGCCTGTTTCCAGACCTAGATGGAAAAACCATTAACCAACCCGACCCAGGGATCGAACCCAAGACCTTGAGATATGCAGTCGTagatgctaaccactagaccatcgAGGCAGTTAGTCTTCccacaattaattaatacatcacgacaatacacacatcgccatctagctcccgcccccaaagtaagcgtagcttatgtgggtactaagataactttactaactgatgaataatgtacctaaatacTACCTCGTCTGGGAAAGTTTTCTTCTTACCAACTGCTAGATCCGTccattataactataaaaaaaaaaacactaaaaacattcaggttcacaccacaaacatttccagttgtgggaatcgaacccacagcctcggaaAGGACaacccactgcgcaaatcgggcGTCGAACTTACTAAATGTCTTGACTCGTTTTAAACCAAACACCATTATAACATGTAAAGTATGAAGGAACCTTTACAGAGATCGAAACTTTACGAAACTTTTGCAGCAACGTAACATATATAATTACGTGGAAAGTATATTAATACGGTGTGTACACGCGAGCTtatgatgtttgagtttattacCCGCGCGAAATTGAAAAAGTTTGCATCACTCAAGTGCTGTCACTTAGGTTCCTGGGGGTTCGGTGGAACACGTCGCTGACACATTTAACTTCAACTCTTTATGGGTTCAGTATTTTTTATAGTCACATTGACGGACAGCGCAGAATTTTTTTCTACTCTTTAGCTCTAggctgcaatattttttttttttataaataaataaaaaaaaaatattgctactatgacaatacacagattgccatctagccccaaagtaagggtagcttaaAGGAAAGATGTAGCTATCGGGAAATTAAGAATACATCTAAAAGTTACATAGAGGGTACTGtttggcagaaataaacattttcttcGGGATTTTTTTCAATCCAACAATAGTTTTCAACTGATAAAACTAGTCTcaatctataataaatattataacgtgTATATAAAGGAAACAATTTAGGTCGTTAAAGAGATTATTCCTGCTAACCTAATTAATCCGCTTAACCCGATAGTTCAAGTTGGCGCAAACAACATAATTCGTTTGTTgctttcaattaatattttccAGTTTCCTTCCCAGCTTAATGGAATTCTGCGAGGCGCTGCATGTACGATTGTGTTATacctatgtatgtttgtgtgctgCGCTTTAATAGGCTAATTTATCAGATATCAATGACCTAAGATAAAAGTTCATTTGtgctttttctttattcaaaatcagactttaagttataagtaactagctgtcccggcgaactccGTAGCGccaaaaatttttttgttgaatactatattttaatacttttaatctTTTTCGGGACTAAGAATTATCCaacaaatcaaatatcataaaaattggcccagccgttcttgagttgtAAATGATGTAACTAACAAAACTtgcttttatatatgtagataataattacaaaataaaattaatatttactatattgttgacggccgattggcgcagtttgcagcgaccctgctttctgagtccaaggccgtgggttcgattcccactactggaaaatgtttgtgtgattatcattaatgtttttctgtgtctgggtgtatatatatatatcctaagaatttatgcatattattcataaacatattcatcagtcatcttagtacccataacacaagctacgcttaaattggggctagatggcgatgtgtgtattgtggtagtatacttatttatttataataaatataagccgtctaactgttctcttatgggcatggtaaccaaaatgctggcgctattgcccctttgaattgctagacttagccgttgggctaaataagcaccagctcttgggtcaccagacgtcaagacgACTTTTTGGGACATttccgaagaccatgggcccagagtctcaaacgcaagcgccgcaaaagcGTAGtatttacaaataacggagtatttacggcgattaagcatttgagcagattcggcagctgctgccgcttgctgggacgtactcggcaagtgagaagctgccaacgtatcaacgcaggtcgcataCCACACCAGCGCTCGCCTCATCGACCACGGCCTACCATATAGTCATACCgtctaagataaataaattaatagacaTTTGATATTATGTAGACTTacaaattttctaaaaaaaaaaattggttgtctgtaaagtcggcttactgacgatagttgaacgtgacaacgatggaatggttgcatttttcaaaagtaaattttaattttattagtttgatagatattatcgttgctataaacaattgacaccacattcacttttcactgcacttcatccttgccgaaaacatgtaaatgtattattgtatagaagctgtccacgcggacgcatcgctcactcaagtaggagagagacagatgtcgaacgcggtgaccgactgtgcctctttatcgctcgttccgcgctctcgcttgcacttcaagccttaaatggaacgcctcagagcgtgGTAACGCCGCACCTGTCATGTTTTTTtatgcgtgcagccggctccatcggattataagacgttgtcacgtcaataaaaaaaaaaattacaaaaacataatttacagATTTCATGTGTCCGAAGGTAGCCGCACTAGGCAGGTGCCTATTTACAAATTAACCTATATGactttttatattagtaaagatttgtACAATGTAGCAAGCTGTTAGGCAGAATTTGGCTGTCAATCAGTGTTACGGCTTTAATCTGTAAAACTGAAGGATTCAAATATTTCCGTCAACTCATTGAGAAATCCCTTACATGTTTTGCCCATTTAATTTCACAACTTCGGACCTGAGTAAATATTGAACccaatattgaatttgaaaatcTTTCGAGactaccataaataaataaaataagctgcCAATAAATATGGTatcatttaaaacatactttttaaaaagtttatttaattatcgaaatgaataattgttaattgttatttaacaattattcattgtaaagtcaacatctcctgaggatgctcctgtttcggagcgaaacgtgcgtagagggtacattgccgaagatctgtttggtgtggagtataaggattgaagaaattataaattgcaccacacagattctcctgcttttcgcggagtatagcaaattaagcttaatttcgataatatatcatgaatttccgcaaagtaacgcctgcttctatcctagtttatttaatttaacaccTTTACAGAGGCAGTttatgttagtaaaaaaaaaactatagtaagtttttttattaaaacttaaatgatCCAGCTACCTATGATGCAATAATACCGCTGTACCAGAGGggtaattattaatgtcaaaaacATTTTCATGAACTTTAGGAagctaaattttaattacaacagaatttaataaattgtcacGTACAGGgcgttaacaaataaaaattgaaattataattgaGTTTGCGTGGCGACCGAAAACGTTTTGTTAT
Coding sequences:
- the LOC120633995 gene encoding uncharacterized protein LOC120633995 — its product is MSSKQPQRRTMMFFSMERPQVLFFDKEYYSSVIFKSKLINRRDPIHYVTVNYTSKKVMNNDFEVSLYFYQLLSNVYKRSFVEIHYKLCDVLLKDPIVGEAFREGYYRVPEKERMLSVLKCPFPPGLYSYIDMRISLAALVDTFPFQEGRVYCNVTNKGRPTGRASLDFHIKPLPKTKK